The following are from one region of the Cytobacillus firmus genome:
- a CDS encoding Na/Pi symporter yields MVQLLLFFLLIGLFIYGMTLLRSGLFNLSADSLKNWLAVMTNSPWKGTVMGTIVTAVLQSSSAVMIITIGMVSARMLTFPQTIGIILGTNIGTTFTTELITFNIESYIVPLAAAGSILAVMKNKSLRSSGLAVLGLSAVFAAMRGFEYLAGSVKDNDMVNHWLLTLDGNYLFAVAAGIVLTAIIQSSTATTGIIMGFLTAGAMDLDTGIAIMLGSNIGTCVDAYLASIGSGKEAKLTAYAHIWLNCMGVAAFYPFIHALAVFGESAASSPDVQLAHISVLFNVISSLLVLPFANQFGRFVIRLHGR; encoded by the coding sequence TTGGTCCAGCTTTTATTATTTTTTCTGCTCATTGGGTTATTTATTTATGGTATGACACTCTTAAGATCGGGATTATTTAATTTATCTGCCGATTCATTAAAGAATTGGCTGGCAGTTATGACTAATTCACCTTGGAAAGGCACTGTTATGGGCACAATCGTGACAGCTGTCCTGCAGAGCAGTTCAGCGGTAATGATCATAACAATCGGAATGGTTTCTGCACGGATGCTGACTTTTCCCCAGACGATTGGCATCATATTAGGAACCAACATAGGTACAACATTTACGACAGAGTTAATCACTTTTAATATTGAGTCATATATTGTTCCGCTTGCTGCTGCCGGGAGCATCCTCGCTGTAATGAAGAATAAGAGCCTGCGTAGCTCCGGTCTGGCAGTGCTTGGATTATCAGCGGTTTTTGCAGCAATGCGCGGGTTTGAATATCTTGCTGGTTCTGTGAAAGATAATGATATGGTCAACCATTGGCTGCTTACTTTGGATGGGAATTATTTATTCGCTGTGGCTGCCGGAATTGTCCTTACGGCTATCATCCAATCAAGCACAGCAACAACTGGCATTATAATGGGGTTTTTAACTGCTGGCGCAATGGATTTGGATACGGGCATTGCCATAATGCTTGGATCTAATATAGGTACATGCGTAGACGCATATTTAGCATCCATCGGTTCAGGAAAAGAAGCAAAACTGACTGCCTATGCCCATATTTGGCTGAACTGTATGGGTGTGGCGGCCTTTTATCCTTTTATTCATGCCCTTGCTGTTTTCGGTGAGAGTGCAGCCAGTTCACCGGATGTGCAGCTTGCGCATATCAGTGTTTTATTTAATGTAATATCTTCACTGCTTGTTCTTCCATTTGCAAATCAGTTTGGAAGGTTTGTCATTAGACTGCACGGCCGATAA
- the yqfD gene encoding sporulation protein YqfD, protein MKNQWIEFYRGLVTVKASGKGIERFINALTRSGINIWNVKNHGTQSVTFKMKLEDAKKIRSHARNSDCRIEFLQRAGAPFLMKRLLKNSGFAAGALAFVAVILLLSNMVWGIEIKGANPATEYQIIKELDKMGVKKGKLQFFVDNVESIQRTLSNNIEAITWVGVELKGTTYHLQVVEKNEPEKPEYLSPRHLVAKKKAVIVEMFVEEGRPVVDIHDHVQPGQLLVSGIIGKEGQTETVPSKGEVFGETWYKSEVILPLKSTFKVFSGNEKVKHSITIGNLEIPIWGFGKPGFEEYELEENEKAVKFLKWELPVSYVNKTFREREQVTRIYSNKEAFDAAKALARKKIKSSLDENAKVKGEKVLHQSIDNGKVTIAIHFQIIENIAEGQPIIQGDSE, encoded by the coding sequence ATGAAGAACCAGTGGATCGAATTTTACAGGGGCCTTGTAACAGTTAAAGCAAGCGGGAAAGGAATAGAAAGATTTATTAATGCACTTACCCGCAGCGGAATCAATATCTGGAATGTAAAGAACCATGGAACGCAATCAGTCACCTTCAAAATGAAATTGGAAGATGCAAAAAAAATAAGAAGCCACGCCAGGAACAGCGATTGCAGAATCGAGTTCCTGCAGCGGGCAGGAGCACCGTTCCTTATGAAAAGGCTGCTGAAAAACAGCGGATTTGCAGCTGGTGCCCTCGCGTTTGTTGCTGTCATTCTCCTTTTATCCAATATGGTTTGGGGCATAGAGATTAAGGGGGCAAATCCTGCAACTGAATATCAGATCATCAAAGAATTGGACAAGATGGGGGTTAAAAAAGGAAAGCTGCAGTTCTTTGTAGATAACGTGGAGTCTATTCAGCGGACACTATCCAACAATATCGAGGCAATAACCTGGGTTGGCGTGGAGTTAAAAGGGACAACCTACCATCTGCAGGTAGTTGAGAAAAATGAACCTGAGAAACCGGAGTATTTAAGCCCGCGGCATCTGGTAGCCAAGAAGAAAGCTGTTATTGTAGAAATGTTTGTTGAAGAAGGGCGTCCGGTCGTCGATATTCACGATCATGTTCAGCCAGGACAGCTTTTAGTCTCCGGGATCATCGGTAAAGAGGGCCAAACGGAAACTGTTCCTTCAAAAGGGGAGGTTTTCGGGGAAACATGGTATAAATCTGAAGTCATTCTTCCGCTTAAGAGCACATTCAAAGTCTTTAGCGGCAATGAAAAAGTTAAGCATAGCATCACAATCGGAAATCTGGAAATTCCTATATGGGGTTTTGGAAAACCGGGGTTTGAAGAGTATGAATTAGAGGAAAATGAGAAAGCAGTAAAGTTCCTGAAATGGGAACTGCCTGTTTCCTACGTAAATAAGACATTCCGTGAAAGAGAGCAAGTCACCAGAATATATTCCAATAAAGAGGCTTTTGACGCTGCGAAAGCTTTGGCAAGAAAAAAAATAAAAAGCAGCTTAGATGAAAATGCTAAAGTTAAGGGAGAAAAAGTTTTGCACCAATCAATTGACAATGGTAAAGTAACTATAGCAATACATTTCCAAATTATTGAGAATATTGCAGAAGGACAACCAATTATTCAAGGAGATTCGGAATGA
- the prmA gene encoding 50S ribosomal protein L11 methyltransferase, with the protein MKWSEISIHTANEAVEPISNILHEAGASGVVIEDPLELVKERKDQFGEIYQLNPQDYPEEGVIVKAYLPVNSFLGETVDEIKEAINNLILFNIDIGANKVSISEVNEEEWATAWKKYYNPVKISERFTIVPTWEDYTPVSSDELIIELDPGMAFGTGTHPTTVMCIQALERTVKQGDNVVDVGTGSGVLSIAAAMLGAGKVKALDLDEVAVNSAKLNIKLNKVQDIVDVSQGNLLDGVSQGADVVVANILAEVILRFTDDVASVVREGGYFIASGIIQQKKQEVRDAISAAGFEIEETIQMEDWVAIVARRK; encoded by the coding sequence GTGAAATGGTCAGAAATCAGTATTCATACTGCAAATGAAGCTGTTGAACCGATTTCGAATATTTTGCATGAAGCCGGAGCAAGCGGAGTTGTAATAGAGGATCCTTTAGAACTTGTAAAAGAAAGAAAGGATCAATTCGGTGAAATCTACCAGCTCAATCCGCAGGACTATCCTGAGGAAGGCGTTATTGTAAAAGCATATTTGCCAGTAAACAGTTTCCTTGGGGAAACCGTTGATGAAATTAAAGAAGCAATCAATAACCTCATTTTATTTAACATCGATATTGGCGCAAATAAAGTCAGCATTAGTGAGGTAAATGAAGAAGAATGGGCTACTGCCTGGAAAAAATACTATAACCCCGTAAAAATTTCAGAACGCTTCACCATTGTCCCAACCTGGGAGGATTATACACCTGTCAGCAGTGATGAACTTATCATAGAGCTTGACCCGGGCATGGCCTTTGGAACTGGGACACACCCCACAACGGTTATGTGTATCCAGGCCCTTGAAAGAACAGTAAAACAGGGTGATAATGTTGTAGATGTAGGAACAGGCTCGGGTGTCTTAAGCATTGCTGCAGCTATGCTGGGTGCCGGGAAGGTAAAAGCTCTTGATCTTGATGAAGTCGCAGTAAATTCAGCTAAATTAAATATTAAGCTGAATAAAGTGCAGGATATAGTGGATGTATCACAAGGGAATCTGCTCGATGGTGTCAGCCAGGGAGCAGATGTGGTCGTTGCCAACATCCTTGCAGAAGTAATTCTCCGCTTTACAGATGATGTTGCCTCAGTCGTAAGGGAAGGCGGATACTTCATCGCTTCAGGCATTATCCAGCAGAAGAAGCAGGAAGTAAGAGATGCTATTTCCGCTGCAGGGTTTGAAATAGAAGAGACCATCCAAATGGAAGATTGGGTTGCCATTGTCGCAAGGAGAAAGTAA
- the deoC gene encoding deoxyribose-phosphate aldolase, with product MTNNVAKMIDHTLLKADATKDQIEKICAEAKEYNFASVCVNPTWVKLSSDLLNGTEVKVCTVIGFPLGASTPETKAFETKNAIENGATEVDMVINIGALKGGDNELVERDIRAVVDAAKGKALTKVIIETCLLTEEEKVRACELSVKAGADFVKTSTGFSTGGATAEDIALMRKTVGPDLGVKASGGVRSAEDAQKMIEAGATRIGASSGAAIVNGLTSDSDY from the coding sequence ATGACAAATAACGTAGCAAAAATGATCGATCATACATTACTTAAAGCCGATGCAACAAAAGACCAAATAGAAAAAATCTGTGCGGAAGCTAAAGAATACAATTTCGCGTCTGTTTGTGTTAATCCGACATGGGTTAAACTCTCAAGCGACCTGCTTAACGGAACCGAAGTGAAGGTCTGCACTGTAATCGGATTCCCGCTGGGAGCTTCCACACCTGAAACAAAAGCATTTGAAACAAAGAATGCCATTGAAAACGGTGCAACAGAAGTGGATATGGTCATCAACATTGGCGCTTTAAAAGGCGGAGACAATGAGCTGGTTGAACGGGACATCCGTGCGGTTGTTGATGCTGCAAAAGGAAAAGCATTAACCAAGGTTATTATCGAAACTTGCCTTTTGACTGAAGAAGAAAAAGTTAGAGCATGTGAACTTTCTGTAAAAGCAGGTGCTGACTTTGTAAAAACATCTACAGGATTCTCAACAGGCGGCGCAACTGCTGAAGATATTGCCCTAATGAGAAAAACTGTCGGACCTGATCTTGGCGTAAAAGCTTCGGGCGGAGTAAGAAGCGCAGAAGATGCACAGAAGATGATTGAAGCAGGTGCAACGAGAATCGGAGCGAGCTCCGGCGCTGCTATTGTCAACGGTTTAACAAGCGATTCGGATTACTAA
- the rpsU gene encoding 30S ribosomal protein S21, whose translation MSKTVVRKNESLEDALRRFKRSVSKTGTLQEARKREFYEKPSIKRKKKSEAARKRKW comes from the coding sequence ATGTCTAAAACCGTCGTTCGTAAAAACGAATCGCTTGAAGATGCTCTTCGTCGTTTCAAACGTTCAGTATCAAAAACTGGTACTTTGCAGGAAGCAAGAAAGCGCGAATTCTATGAAAAACCTAGTATTAAACGTAAGAAAAAGTCTGAGGCTGCTAGAAAGCGTAAGTGGTAA
- a CDS encoding NfeD family protein yields MIARRAITAFALFFALLLLVSPFQGNADNEKVLIVPIEETVEKGLYAFLSRAVQTAEEENASAIIFEINTPGGAVDAAGQIGRLLTSTNVKTISFVNKQALSAGAYIALNTDEIYMVPGSTMGSAAIIDQQGNTAGKKAESYWFAAMQSAASQTDRDPVYALAMADESVDLPELGAPKGKLLTLTAEQAEQVGYSEGTVDSRAELLKVLGFNEANIQTIDESFAEKVARFITHPVVIPILLSIGSLGLVLELYSPGFGIPGLMGLSSLLLFFYGHMVAGLAGYETLILFVLGIGLIIAEFFLPGGIAGIAGIAAILGSLFLASDNVAHMGMSILIAMGVSILASILMIKVFGKKMKFFKKIILTDSTNTEKGYISNKSRLELIGHEGYALTALRPSGTVVIEDERIDVVSEGAFILKGAKVKVVKAEGSRIVVREISNLDLDK; encoded by the coding sequence TTGATTGCCAGAAGAGCAATAACCGCCTTTGCATTGTTTTTTGCTCTGCTGCTGCTTGTAAGCCCTTTTCAGGGAAACGCCGATAACGAAAAAGTGCTAATTGTTCCGATCGAAGAAACGGTGGAAAAAGGGCTATATGCATTCTTAAGCAGAGCCGTGCAAACAGCTGAAGAAGAAAATGCATCAGCCATAATATTTGAAATAAATACACCCGGAGGGGCAGTGGATGCAGCCGGACAAATTGGCAGGCTGTTAACCTCAACAAATGTAAAAACAATCTCTTTTGTCAACAAGCAGGCTTTATCTGCAGGTGCCTATATTGCTTTGAATACGGATGAAATATACATGGTACCTGGTTCAACAATGGGTTCAGCCGCAATTATTGACCAGCAGGGAAATACAGCTGGTAAGAAAGCAGAATCATACTGGTTTGCAGCAATGCAGAGTGCGGCCTCACAAACGGACAGAGATCCTGTTTATGCCCTTGCTATGGCAGATGAATCTGTGGATCTGCCTGAATTGGGGGCACCGAAAGGAAAGCTGCTTACCCTCACAGCTGAACAGGCTGAGCAGGTAGGTTATTCGGAAGGTACAGTAGATTCAAGGGCAGAGTTACTGAAAGTGCTCGGATTTAATGAAGCTAATATACAGACAATTGATGAAAGCTTTGCAGAGAAGGTAGCCCGTTTTATTACCCATCCTGTCGTCATACCAATTCTATTATCTATTGGAAGCCTCGGGCTGGTTCTGGAACTGTATTCACCGGGTTTTGGCATTCCTGGATTAATGGGATTATCGTCCCTGCTTCTGTTCTTTTATGGTCATATGGTGGCCGGGCTGGCAGGATATGAGACTTTAATATTGTTTGTATTAGGAATTGGCTTAATAATTGCCGAGTTTTTCCTTCCTGGAGGCATTGCGGGAATAGCCGGTATTGCAGCAATACTCGGGAGCCTGTTCCTGGCTTCTGACAATGTGGCCCATATGGGAATGTCTATTTTAATTGCTATGGGAGTTTCAATATTGGCATCTATATTAATGATAAAGGTGTTTGGTAAAAAGATGAAATTCTTTAAAAAAATTATTTTAACCGATAGCACAAATACTGAAAAAGGCTATATTTCAAATAAGAGCAGACTTGAACTGATTGGTCATGAGGGTTATGCACTTACAGCTTTAAGGCCTTCGGGTACAGTAGTCATAGAGGATGAAAGAATAGACGTTGTCAGTGAGGGAGCCTTTATCCTTAAAGGGGCAAAAGTAAAAGTAGTTAAAGCAGAAGGATCGCGTATTGTTGTCAGAGAAATATCTAATCTTGATTTAGATAAATAA
- the mtaB gene encoding tRNA (N(6)-L-threonylcarbamoyladenosine(37)-C(2))-methylthiotransferase MtaB, whose product MPAVAFHTLGCKVNHYETEAIWQLFKEAGYERTDFESVSDVYVINTCTVTNTGDKKSRQVIRRAIRKNPDAVICVTGCYAQTSPAEIMAIPGVDIVVGTQDRVKMLEYIEQYKQERQPINGVGNIMKNRVYEELDVPAFTDRTRASLKIQEGCNNFCTFCIIPWARGLMRSRDPKEVIRQAQQLVDAGYKEIVLTGIHTGGYGEDMKDYNLAMLLTDLEDQVKGLKRLRISSIEASQITDEVIEVMDKSKVVVRHLHIPLQSGSNTVLKRMRRKYTMEFFAERLERLKEALPGLAVTSDVIVGFPGETEEEFMETYNFIKEHKFSELHVFPYSKRTGTPAARMDDQIDEEVKNERVHRLIALSDQLAKEYAAQYEGEVLEVIPEESFKESSDSNLFVGYTDNYLKIVFPATEEMVGQIVKVKITKAGYPYNEGQFVRVLDELNETEEAAV is encoded by the coding sequence ATGCCTGCAGTTGCATTTCATACACTTGGCTGCAAAGTCAATCATTACGAAACAGAAGCCATTTGGCAGCTGTTCAAAGAAGCTGGATATGAACGGACAGACTTCGAATCCGTTTCAGATGTATATGTGATTAATACATGTACGGTTACAAATACCGGTGATAAGAAAAGCCGTCAGGTAATCAGAAGGGCAATCAGAAAAAACCCTGATGCCGTTATCTGTGTAACAGGCTGTTATGCACAAACCTCACCTGCCGAAATTATGGCAATCCCTGGAGTTGATATTGTTGTAGGGACTCAGGATCGGGTAAAAATGCTTGAATATATCGAGCAATACAAACAAGAACGGCAGCCAATCAATGGTGTCGGAAACATCATGAAGAACCGTGTCTACGAAGAGCTCGATGTGCCGGCATTTACAGATCGGACACGTGCTTCCCTTAAAATACAGGAAGGCTGCAATAATTTCTGCACATTCTGTATTATTCCCTGGGCGCGCGGCTTAATGAGATCAAGAGACCCGAAAGAAGTAATCCGGCAAGCTCAGCAGCTGGTTGATGCCGGCTATAAAGAAATCGTCCTGACTGGAATCCATACAGGCGGATATGGCGAAGACATGAAGGATTACAACCTGGCTATGCTTCTTACGGATTTGGAAGATCAGGTGAAAGGTCTTAAACGTTTAAGAATCTCCTCAATTGAAGCCAGCCAAATTACCGATGAAGTTATTGAAGTTATGGATAAGTCCAAGGTCGTGGTAAGGCATCTGCACATTCCTCTGCAGTCAGGCTCAAATACGGTCCTTAAAAGAATGCGCCGCAAGTATACCATGGAATTCTTTGCAGAGCGTCTCGAGCGCTTGAAGGAAGCTCTTCCAGGCTTGGCTGTTACATCTGATGTTATCGTAGGCTTCCCGGGGGAAACAGAAGAAGAATTTATGGAAACCTACAACTTTATTAAAGAGCATAAATTTTCCGAGCTTCATGTATTCCCGTATTCAAAGCGTACTGGAACGCCTGCGGCAAGAATGGACGACCAGATCGATGAAGAAGTAAAAAATGAGCGTGTTCATCGCCTGATCGCCTTGTCAGATCAGCTTGCAAAAGAATATGCAGCTCAGTACGAAGGTGAAGTTCTCGAAGTGATCCCGGAGGAAAGCTTTAAGGAAAGCAGTGACAGCAATTTATTTGTCGGATACACTGACAATTATTTAAAAATCGTCTTCCCGGCAACAGAAGAAATGGTCGGCCAGATCGTAAAAGTAAAAATCACAAAAGCCGGCTACCCATACAATGAAGGTCAATTTGTAAGAGTCCTTGATGAATTGAACGAAACAGAAGAGGCGGCAGTCTAA
- the yqfC gene encoding sporulation protein YqfC, which produces MAKKWGQFVRGWMTKNMELPQDVMMDLPRITMIGQIHIYIENHRGLLAFSDKELRLLLKQGQLLIRGKAFVIKTILPEEILLEGKIDSVTYITDTD; this is translated from the coding sequence ATGGCAAAAAAGTGGGGACAATTCGTCCGCGGCTGGATGACTAAAAATATGGAGCTTCCTCAAGATGTCATGATGGACCTGCCCCGCATTACAATGATTGGGCAAATCCATATCTATATAGAAAACCACAGGGGATTACTGGCTTTTTCAGATAAGGAATTAAGACTGCTATTAAAGCAGGGGCAGCTTTTAATAAGAGGGAAAGCCTTCGTCATAAAAACGATACTGCCGGAAGAAATACTGCTCGAGGGAAAAATTGATTCAGTAACTTATATTACAGACACTGATTAA
- the dnaJ gene encoding molecular chaperone DnaJ — protein MSKRDYYEVLGISKGASKDEIKKAYRKLSKKYHPDINKEPDADEKFKEVKEAYEVLSDDQKKSHYDQFGHTDPNQGFGGAGFEGFGGFEDIFSTFFGGGGSRRRDPNAPRQGADLQYTMSLTFEEAVFGKETDIEIPREETCETCSGSGAKPGTKPETCRHCHGSGQLNVEQNTPFGKIVNRRVCHYCNGTGKEIKEKCTTCRGAGKVQKRRKIHVKIPAGIDDGQQLRVAGQGEPGFNGGPPGDLYVVFHVRSHEFFERDGDDVYCEMPITFVQAALGDEIEVPTLHGKVKLKVPSGTQTGTKFRLKGKGVPNVRGYGTGDQHIIVRVITPTKLTEKQKQLLSEFAEVSGTVPQGEHEESFFSKVKRAFKGE, from the coding sequence ATGAGTAAAAGGGATTACTATGAGGTTCTCGGAATCAGCAAGGGTGCATCCAAGGATGAAATTAAGAAGGCTTATCGAAAGCTTTCAAAAAAATATCATCCTGATATCAACAAAGAGCCTGATGCAGACGAGAAGTTCAAGGAAGTTAAAGAAGCATATGAAGTCCTAAGCGACGATCAGAAAAAATCGCATTATGATCAATTTGGCCATACGGACCCTAATCAGGGCTTTGGAGGAGCCGGTTTTGAAGGTTTCGGCGGATTCGAAGACATTTTCAGCACCTTCTTCGGAGGAGGCGGATCACGCCGGCGTGATCCTAACGCCCCAAGACAGGGTGCAGACTTGCAGTACACCATGTCCTTAACCTTTGAGGAAGCAGTATTCGGCAAAGAGACCGATATTGAAATTCCGCGAGAAGAGACATGTGAGACCTGCAGCGGTTCAGGAGCGAAGCCGGGAACTAAGCCGGAAACATGCCGTCATTGTCATGGGTCAGGTCAGTTGAATGTTGAACAAAATACGCCATTTGGCAAGATCGTAAATAGAAGAGTTTGCCACTACTGTAATGGTACCGGTAAAGAAATTAAAGAGAAGTGCACAACCTGCCGTGGAGCAGGTAAAGTGCAAAAACGCAGAAAGATACACGTGAAAATTCCTGCAGGCATTGATGATGGCCAGCAGCTTCGCGTAGCAGGCCAGGGGGAACCAGGTTTTAACGGAGGACCTCCAGGCGACCTTTATGTTGTATTCCATGTGCGGTCTCATGAGTTCTTTGAGCGTGATGGCGATGATGTTTATTGTGAAATGCCTATAACATTTGTGCAGGCTGCCCTTGGCGATGAAATCGAAGTGCCGACACTGCATGGGAAAGTAAAACTTAAAGTCCCTTCAGGCACTCAGACAGGAACCAAATTCCGTCTGAAAGGAAAAGGTGTACCAAATGTAAGAGGATACGGAACAGGAGATCAGCACATTATTGTTCGTGTCATTACTCCGACAAAGCTGACCGAAAAACAGAAGCAGCTTTTAAGCGAGTTTGCTGAAGTCAGCGGAACAGTCCCGCAGGGAGAACATGAAGAAAGTTTTTTTTCTAAAGTAAAACGAGCCTTTAAAGGTGAATAA
- the floA gene encoding flotillin-like protein FloA (flotillin-like protein involved in membrane lipid rafts) yields MLEAGTVAILVAVVLGVILLGILFTFVPVMLWISALAAGVRVSIFTLIGMRLRRVIPSRVINPLIKAHKAGLEVTTNQLESHYLAGGNVDRVVNALIAAHRANIDLSFERSAAIDLAGRDVLEAVQMSVNPKVIETPFIAGVAMDGIEVKAKARITVRANIDRLVGGAGEETIVARVGEGIVSTIGSQTDHKKVLENPDMISQTVLSKGLDAGTAFEILSIDIADVDIGKNIGAELQTEQAEADKKIAQAKAEERRAMAVAQEQEMKARVEEMRAKVVEAEAQVPLAMSEALRSGNIGVMDYMNIQNISADTEMRDSIGNMSDDGKNGRKND; encoded by the coding sequence ATGTTAGAAGCAGGAACAGTAGCAATATTGGTTGCCGTTGTACTCGGTGTTATATTGCTGGGTATATTATTCACCTTTGTACCGGTTATGCTGTGGATATCAGCATTGGCTGCGGGTGTCAGAGTCAGTATCTTTACATTAATCGGGATGAGGCTCCGCCGGGTTATACCAAGCCGTGTCATCAATCCGTTAATCAAAGCTCACAAGGCAGGACTTGAAGTAACAACAAACCAGCTGGAGAGCCACTACCTTGCAGGAGGAAATGTTGATAGAGTTGTTAATGCGTTAATAGCAGCACACCGTGCCAATATTGATTTAAGCTTTGAGCGCAGTGCAGCCATTGACCTGGCAGGGCGTGACGTTTTGGAAGCAGTTCAGATGAGTGTTAATCCAAAAGTAATTGAAACACCTTTTATTGCCGGTGTGGCGATGGATGGTATCGAAGTAAAGGCAAAAGCGCGAATTACAGTCCGTGCCAATATTGACCGTCTGGTCGGGGGGGCCGGTGAAGAAACAATCGTTGCGCGTGTTGGTGAGGGGATTGTCTCTACGATCGGTTCGCAGACAGATCACAAGAAAGTACTTGAAAATCCGGATATGATTTCTCAGACTGTTCTTTCAAAAGGTTTGGATGCAGGCACTGCTTTTGAAATTCTCTCGATTGATATAGCAGATGTGGATATCGGCAAAAATATTGGTGCAGAACTTCAAACTGAACAGGCTGAAGCAGACAAGAAGATTGCCCAGGCTAAAGCCGAAGAAAGACGTGCTATGGCCGTAGCTCAGGAACAGGAAATGAAAGCACGGGTTGAAGAAATGAGAGCGAAGGTTGTGGAAGCAGAGGCACAGGTGCCGCTTGCCATGTCAGAAGCACTCCGATCCGGAAATATTGGGGTAATGGACTATATGAATATCCAAAACATCTCGGCTGATACCGAAATGAGGGATTCAATCGGCAATATGAGTGACGACGGCAAAAATGGCCGTAAAAATGACTAA
- a CDS encoding 16S rRNA (uracil(1498)-N(3))-methyltransferase — MQRYFTGNAVKDKYFHITGEDRHHIVKVMRMKEGGKIICVDPSQNSALCSIAEITDEHVAAEVVQWIEGSSELPADITIVSGLPKGDKLEWIIQKGTELGARRFIPFTSARSVVKWDAKKSVKKAERWQKIAKEAAEQSHRSIVPEVLAPLDLKSLLKISADYSYKLIAFEEEAKQGEDTVLYKTLSSMNKGESLLVVFGPEGGLADNEVSLLLEAGFLACGLGPRILRTETAPLYLLSAVSYHFELMG; from the coding sequence GTGCAGCGGTATTTCACAGGAAATGCAGTTAAAGATAAGTACTTTCATATTACAGGAGAAGACCGTCATCATATAGTGAAGGTAATGCGCATGAAAGAAGGCGGCAAAATTATCTGTGTCGATCCATCTCAAAATAGTGCACTTTGCTCAATTGCAGAAATTACCGATGAACATGTGGCTGCAGAAGTTGTACAATGGATTGAAGGATCTTCTGAGCTGCCTGCAGATATTACTATTGTGAGCGGACTGCCTAAAGGGGATAAGCTGGAGTGGATCATTCAAAAGGGCACTGAGCTGGGAGCGCGCCGTTTTATCCCTTTTACTTCAGCTCGTTCAGTAGTAAAATGGGATGCGAAGAAATCAGTGAAAAAAGCAGAGAGATGGCAGAAGATTGCTAAAGAAGCTGCTGAACAGTCACATAGGAGCATAGTGCCGGAAGTTCTTGCACCGCTTGATTTAAAGTCATTGCTGAAAATATCAGCTGATTATTCATATAAATTGATTGCCTTTGAGGAAGAAGCGAAACAGGGAGAGGACACTGTGCTCTATAAAACACTTTCTTCCATGAACAAAGGAGAATCACTTTTAGTTGTATTCGGACCTGAAGGCGGTCTTGCAGATAATGAAGTCTCATTGCTGCTCGAAGCAGGCTTTCTTGCCTGCGGTTTGGGACCGCGTATTTTAAGGACAGAGACAGCGCCTCTCTATTTGCTGTCAGCTGTTTCCTATCATTTTGAATTAATGGGGTGA
- a CDS encoding GatB/YqeY domain-containing protein, producing MSLLERLNEDMKQAMRNKEKEKLTVIRMIKASLQNEAIKLGEDLNEEQELTVLSREVKQRKDSLHEFEKAGREDLVEKIRTELQYVELYMPKQLSEDEVSKIVAETVAETGASSKADMGKVMAAIMPKVKGKADGSLINKFVQQHLS from the coding sequence ATGAGTCTTCTCGAGCGTTTAAATGAAGATATGAAACAAGCGATGAGGAATAAAGAAAAAGAAAAGCTTACTGTTATTCGTATGATTAAAGCTTCGCTTCAAAACGAAGCAATCAAGCTCGGTGAAGATCTTAACGAAGAACAGGAGTTAACTGTCCTTTCTCGCGAAGTTAAACAACGCAAGGATTCCCTCCATGAATTTGAAAAAGCAGGTCGTGAAGATCTTGTTGAAAAAATTCGTACTGAACTTCAGTATGTAGAATTATATATGCCAAAACAGCTCTCTGAAGATGAAGTTTCAAAAATTGTTGCAGAAACAGTTGCAGAAACAGGTGCTTCTTCAAAAGCTGATATGGGAAAAGTGATGGCTGCTATCATGCCTAAGGTAAAAGGCAAGGCAGATGGATCACTAATAAATAAATTTGTACAACAACACCTTTCATAA